A stretch of Ascochyta rabiei chromosome 6, complete sequence DNA encodes these proteins:
- a CDS encoding S-formylglutathione hydrolase, protein MSFETTGTIASFGGKLLQLKHKSSSTNTDMALNVFLPPQALKSGAKVPVLFYLSGLTCTAANCSEKGFFQHGASKHGIAIVYPDTSPRGLNIEGEDESYDFGSGAGFYIDATKEPWSKGYNMYSYITKELPEALFSHFKELDSSKVSITGHSMGGHGALTLFLKNPGKYKSVSAFAPIANPVNAPWGQKAFKGYLGDDQEEWKKHDATELVRQWKGPLEMLIDVGTGDNFYKQKQLLPENLVEAAKQAGNDKGIQLRLQPDYDHSYYFMASFADDHVDWAAKHLNA, encoded by the exons ATGTCTTTCGAAACCACCGGCACCATCGCCTCCTTCGGGGGCAAGCTGCTCCAGCTCAAGCACAAGTCGTCCAGCACCAACACAGACATGGCCCTCAACGTCTTCCTGCCGCCCCAGGCGCTCAAGTCCGGCGCCAAGGTCCCCGTGCTGTTCTACCTGTCGGGCCTGACGTGCACAGCGGCCAACTGCTCAGAGAAGGGCTTCTTCCAGCACGGCGCCAGCAAGCACGGCATTGCCATTGTGTATCCTGACACATCGCCCA GGGGTCTGAACATCGAAGGTGAGGATGAGTCGTACGACTTCGGGTCCGGCGCTGGCTTCTACATCGACGCAACCAAGGAGCCATGGAGCAAGGGCTACAACATGTACTCCTACATCACCAAGGAGCTGCCTGAAGCTCTGTTTTCACACTTCAAGGAGCTCGACTCGAGCAAAGTCAGCATCACAGGTCACAGCATGGGAGGACACGGCGCTTTGACGCTGTTCCTAAAGAACCCCGGCAAATACAAGTCCGTCTCGGCCTTTGCGCCCATCGCCAACCCCGTCAACGCACCGTGGGGCCAAAAGGCATTCAAGGGATACCTCGGCGACGACCAGGAGGAGTGGAAGAAGCACGACGCCACAGAGCTTGTCAGGCAGTGGAAAGGGCCGTTGGAGATGCTCATCGACGTC GGTACTGGTGACAACTTTTACAAGCAAAAACAGCTGCTGCCGGAGAACCTCGTCGAAGCAGCGAAGCAAGCGGGCAACGACAAGGGCATCCAGCTCCGCCTGCAGCCCGACTACGACCACAGCTACTACTTCATGGCCTCGTTTGCGGACGACCATGTTGATTGGGCGGCAAAGCACTTGAACGCGTAG
- a CDS encoding pre-tRNA nuclear export protein has protein sequence MEAQVENAIQIASDPLSNQQLRGQAIEYLNQLRAEGTAWQASLALFIRDPRPSDITRHTSLDLVNNAVQEHRLDEQSLAYIKDTLMTHIRQSYAPGSSSTDTTHIQNKLMQTMTYLFVALYPSSWQSFFDDFRALAGDQAAIGSTNAATTFLYLRVLGQVHDEIADQLVSRPEDEKKRNTDLKDLIRQRDAQKISLSWQEILGKWRDIDLGLVEMCLRTIGRWVSWTDINLIVNQSMISTFLEMAGQQGINDPGSPSGKVRDAAIDTFSEIVSKKMSPGDKIELILFLNLSDVVGQLLGSPALAEYNSPNYDNDLAETVAKLVNNIVFDVVKILESDSVNEQTRQRADDLVRIFTPYLLRFFADQYDEVCSTVIPALTDLLTFLRKLQKKTGSVPPQYAAVLPPVLDAIVAKMKYDETASWGEEDEQTDEAEFQDLRRRLHVLQQTVTAIDEAYYIETLSRVVNGTFGRLSQGDQSLNWRDLELALYEMYLFGELAVRNQGLYAKREPSSVAAQQLVGMMHSMIDSGLANYSHPAVQLQYMEICVRYYQFFEQNPQLIPKVLENFVSLTHSNHVKVRSRSWYLFQRLVKHLRAQLGNVSYDIIQAVGDLLTIKAEVPDTSEDDMSSDEDDQSADALFNSQLYLFEAIGCIASANTVSTENKQLYARTIMSPLFADMEQTLPQARNGDERAILQTHHIIMALGTLARGYSDWVPTANNSTAPLTEVADEFTKASEAILVALQSLNTSGSIRHAARFAFSRLISVLGSRLLQQLPSWIEGLLSLSSSMDEISTFLKVLAQVIFTFKSEIASILDTVMTPVLQRIFTALAVTPSGTDDEIQLAELRREYLNFITVVLNQNLGSVLVSNTNQATFEPVVASIETFARDTRDYQTARLAICVIVRMIDVWSGADKVGPGANTTSTTPSTEPLPGFDNYVIERFSPLVWSIPASPGFNSKDAQAKQVLHETANLQTEIIKKVGEPYVERLRSDLGGMGVGGDGVDQYLRTLAGAFEGAKKEKEWRSFFAQFVERMLSARS, from the exons ATGGAGGCCCAG GTCGAAAATGCCATCCAAATCGCCTCGGACCCCCTCTCGAACCAGCAGCTGCGCGGCCAGGCCATAGAATACCTCAACCAGCTACGCGCAGAAGGCACCGCGTGGCAGGCCTCGCTAGCTCTCTTCATCCGCGATCCTCGTCCCTCAGATATCACTCGCCATACCTCCCTCGACCTCGTCAACAATGCCGTTCAAGAGCACCGGCTCGACGAGCAGAGCCTTGCATACATCAAGGACACGCTCATGACTCACATTCGCCAGTCCTACGCGCCTGGCAGTAGCTCGACCGACACAACCCATATCCAGAACAAGCTGATGCAAACCATGACCTATCTTTTTGTAGCCTTATACCCTTCTTCGTGGCAGTCTTTCTTCGACGATTTTCGCGCGCTCGCCGGCGACCAGGCAGCTATCGGCAGCACCAACGCCGCTACGACTTTCCTATATCTACGCGTACTGGGCCAGGTGCACGACGAAATCGCCGATCAGCTGGTCTCGAGGCCCGAAGACGAGAAGAAGCGCAACACCGACCTGAAGGATCTGATCCGACAACGGGACGCTCAGAAGATCTCATTATCGTGGCAGGAGATCCTCGGCAAATGGAGGGACATTGACCTGGGTCTTGTTGAGATGTGTCTCCGGACCATCGGTCGATGGGTCAGCTGGACGGATATTAACCTCATTGTAAATCAGTCCATGATCAGTACTTTTCTGGAAATGGCTGGACAGCAAGGCATCAACGATCCCGGAAGTCCATCCGGCAAAGTCCGTGATGCAGCCATCGATACCTTTTCAGAGATTGTCAGCAAGAAGATGAGTCCAGGCGACAAGATTGAGCTCATCCTGTTTCTGAACCTCTCGGACGTTGTCGGCCAGCTTCTTGGAAGCCCAGCGCTGGCGGAATACAACAGCCCGAACTACGACAATGATCTTGCAGAGACCGTAGCGAAGCTCGTCAACAACATCGTCTTCGACGTCGTTAAAATTCTGGAAAGCGATTCTGTGAACGAGCAGACCCGTCAACGCGCCGACGACCTTGTCCGAATCTTTACGCCGTACCTCCTGCGCTTCTTTGCCGATCAATACGACGAAGTCTGTTCAACCGTCATCCCAGCTCTGACCGATCTCCTTACTTTCCTGCGCAAGCTTCAAAAGAAGACTGGATCCGTGCCACCTCAGTATGCGGCGGTGCTACCACCTGTTTTGGACGCCATCGTTGCGAAGATGAAGTATGACGAGACCGCCTCTTGGGGCGAGGAAGACGAACAAACAGACGAAGCGGAGTTCCAGGACCTGCGAAGACGCCTTCACGTACTGCAGCAGACGGTCACGGCTATCGATGAGGCATACTACATTGAGACGCTTAGCCGTGTAGTGAACGGCACGTTTGGTCGTCTGTCGCAGGGCGATCAGAGTTTGAACTGGCGTGATCTCGAATTGGCTCTGTACGAGATGTATCTGTTTGGCGAACTGGCAGTCAGGAACCAAGGATTGTACGCAAAGCGCGAACCTTCGTCTGTCGCTGCCCAGCAGCTCGTGGGTATGATGCACAGCATGATCGACTCAG GTCTCGCCAACTACTCACACCCTGCTGTTCAACTCCAGTACATGGAAATTTGCGTCCGCTACTATCAGTTCTTCGAGCAAAACCCTCAGCTGATCCCCAAGGTCCTCGAGAACTTTGTCTCGTTGACACACAGCAACCACGTCAAAGTTCGCTCACGATCATGGTACCTCTTTCAGCGACTAGTTAAGCACCTTCGAGCCCAATTGGGTAACGTTTCGTACGACATCATCCAGGCTGTCGGTGACTTGCTCACCATCAAGGCGGAAGTCCCCGATACTTCAGAGGACGATATGTCATCAGACGAAGACGATCAGTCTGCGGACGCCCTCTTCAACTCGCAGTTGTATCTGTTCGAGGCGATTGGGTGCATAGCCTCTGCGAACACAGTCTCAACGGAAAACAAGCAGCTGTACGCTCGAACAATCATGAGCCCTCTGTTCGCCGACATGGAGCAGACGCTTCCTCAGGCCCGAAACGGCGACGAGCGAGCGATTCTTCAGACCCACCACATCATCATGGCTCTTGGTACACTTGCGCGTGGCTACTCAGATTGGGTACCTACAGCCAACAACAGTACCGCTCCGCTTACCGAAGTTGCGGACGAGTTTACCAAAGCTTCTGAAGCCATCCTCGTTGCTCTTCAGTCGCTGAACACCTCCGGATCGATACGCCACGCCGCGCGCTTTGCTTTCTCGCGACTGATTTCTGTCCTTGGCTCACGATTGCTACAACAACTGCCTTCCTGGATTGAGGGACTGCTTTCGCTTAGCTCTTCCATGGATGAAATCAGCACGTTCCTCAAGGTCCTCGCGCAGGTAATCTTCACTTTCAAATCTGAGATCGCAAGCATCTTGGATACGGTTATGACTCCGGTTCTGCAACGCATTTTCACGGCGTTGGCAGTAACACCGTCGGGCACAGACGACGAGATCCAGCTGGCTGAGCTCCGCCGCGAGTATCTGAACTTCATCACCGTTGTTCTCAACCAGAATCTTGGGTCTGTGCTCGTCAGCAACA CCAACCAAGCAACGTTCGAGCCAGTCGTTGCTTCGATCGAGACTTTTGCCCGCGACACCCGGGACTACCAGACCGCACGTCTTGCCATCTGTGTCATCGTCCGCATGATCGATGTCTGGAGTGGTGCAGACAAAGTCGGCCCGGGAGCGAACACAACATCCACAACACCTAGCACCGAGCCGCTGCCAGGCTTTGACAACTATGTGATCGAGCGTTTCTCGCCCCTCGTGTGGTCTATTCCTGCCTCGCCCGGCTTCAACTCGAAGGATGCGCAGGCCAAGCAGGTCTTACACGAGACCGCCAATCTGCAAACCGAGATCATCAAGAAGGTTGGCGAGCCGTACGTCGAGCGTCTCCGTAGCGATCTTGGCGGCATGGGCGTTGGCGGCGACGGCGTAGACCAGTATCTGCGCACGCTAGCTGGCGCCTTTGAAGGCGCAAAAAAGGAGAAGGAGTGGAGGAGCTTCTTCGCCCAGTTTGTCGAGCGCATGCTGTCCGCGAGGTCGTAG
- a CDS encoding Elongation factor G, mitochondrial: MRVQSLIRAQSLATSSLRTAARTASRTPSRCALSTAAASRTPLTNGLKTDTWINNQQKRWQSAAAQVLAKAKDDPSTLSQDDIVANLDPVEWERLSRVRNIGIAAHIDSGKTTVTERVLYYTGRINAIHEVRGKDAVGAKMDSMDLEREKGITIQSAATFCDWVKKDDEGKDEKYHVNLIDTPGHIDFTIEVERALRVLDGAVMILCAVSGVQSQTITVDRQMKRYNIPRLSFVNKMDRMGANPWKAVEQINKKLRIAAAAIQVPIGREDGFLGVVDLIKMQAIYSEGAKGEHLRVTDEIPDELVDLCKEKRATLIETLADVDDEIAEIFLMEETPTIPQIKAAIRRATISLKFTPVLMGSALADKSVQPMLDAVCDYLPNPSEVENMALDKKRAEAPVKLVSYNSLPFVGLAFKLEESNFGQLTYIRVYQGTLRKGMNVFNARSDKKVKIPKIVRMHSNDMEEVQEIGAGEICAVFGVDCASGDTFTDGGLGYTMTSMFVPEPVISLSIKPKHTKDTPNFSKAMNRFTREDPTFRIHVDPESQETVISGMGELHLDIYVERLRREYRVDCETGQPQVAYRETLTKRVNFDHTLKKQSGGSGDFARIIGWMEPSEALADNKFETQVTGDNLSEKFLYACEKGFNASVIKGPLLGHRVLGTTMVINDGATHAVDSSEMAFKNATAQAFRKAFAQGNPQVLEPLMKTTITAPSEFQGSVIGLLNKRNAVIIDTEVGPEDFTVYADCSLNSMFGFSSLLRASTQGKGEFSMEFSHYSPAPPQMQKELVAKYEKERKDKE; encoded by the exons ATGAGGGTTCAATCTCTCATCAGAGCGCAATCGCTCGCTACAAGCAGTCTCCGCACGGCTGCTCGCACAGCTTCGCGGACCCCTTCTCGATGCGCTCTGTCGACCGCTGCGGCGTCACGCACACCCTTGACCAACGGATTGAAGACGGACACATGGATCAACAACCAGCAGAAGAGGTGGcagtcggcggcggcgcaaGT TCTGGCGAAGGCGAAAGATGATCCTTCGACATTGAGCCAGGATGACATCGTCGCAAACCTAGACCCTGTCGAATGGGAGCGGTTATCACGAGTTCGCAACATCGGTATCGCAGCGCACATTGACTCCGGCAAGACCACCGTCACCGAACGCGTTCTCTACTACACTGGCCGAATCAACGCCATCCACGAAGTCCGAGGCAAAGATGCTGTGGGCGCGAAGATGGACTCCATGGACCTGGAGCGTGAAAAGGGCATCACCATCCAGTCTGCTGCGACCTTCTGCGACTGGGTGAAGAAGGACGACGAGGGCAAGGACGAGAAATACCACGTCAACCTGATCGACACACCTGGACATATCGATTTCACCATCGAAGTGGAGCGCGCGCTGCGAGTACTCGACGGAGCCGTCATGATTCTTTGCGCTGTCAGCGGTGTTCAGTCTCAGACCATCACAGTTGACAGGCAGATGAAGCGTTACAACATTCCCAGGCTGTCGTTCGTTAACAAGATGGACCGTATGGGCGCAAACCCATGGAAGGCCGTCGAGCAGATCAACAAGAAACTCCGCATCGCCGCTGCGGCCATCCAGGTCCCTATTGGGCGCGAAGATGGCTTCTTGGGTGTCGTCGATCTCATCAAGATGCAAGCCATCTACAGCGAAGGCGCCAAGGGAGAGCACCTCAGGGTCACAGATGAGATCCCAGACGAGCTGGTCGATCTCTGCAAGGAGAAGAGGGCGACGCTGATTGAGACGCTTGCCGACGTCGACGACGAGATTGCTGAGATCTTCTTGATGGAGGAGACACCCACCATTCCTCAGATCAAGGCCGCCATTCGCCGCGCCACAATCTCTTTGAAGTTCACGCCAGTCCTGATGGGCTCCGCGCTGGCCGACAAGTCTGTGCAGCCGATGCTCGACGCCGTATGCGATTACCTACCCAACCCCTCCGAGGTCGAGAACATGGCCCTGGACAAGAAGAGGGCCGAGGCACCGGTCAAGCTGGTTTCATACAACTCCCTGCCGTTTGTTGGTCTCGCGTTCAAGCTTGAAGAGAGCAACTTCGGCCAGTTGACCTACATCCGTGTTTACCAGGGTACTTTGAGGAAGGGTATGAACGTGTTCAATGCAAGGTCAGACAAGAAGGTCAAGATCCCTAAGATTGTGCGCATGCACTCCAACGACATGGAGGAGGTCCAGGAGATTGGTGCTGGAGAAATCTGCGCCGTGTTCGGTGTTGACTGCGCGTCTGGTGATACCTTCACGGACGGCGGTCTTGGATACACTATG ACTTCCATGTTCGTTCCCGAGCCCGTCATCTCCCTATCGATCAAGCCCAAGCACACCAAAGACACCCCCAACTTCAGTAAAGCCATGAACCGCTTCACCCGCGAAGATCCCACGTTCCGCATCCACGTCGATCCCGAGTCCCAAGAAACCGTCATCTCCGGCATGGGTGAACTGCATCTCGACATCTACGTCGAGCGTCTCCGCCGCGAATACCGCGTGGATTGCGAAACTGGCCAGCCCCAAGTCGCCTACCGCGAGACGCTCACCAAGCGCGTCAACTTCGACCATACCCTCAAGAAGCAGTCTGGTGGTTCCGGAGACTTCGCCCGTATCATCGGATGGATGGAGCCGAGCGAAGCGCTCGCAGACAACAAGTTCGAGACCCAGGTGACCGGTGATAACCTGTCGGAGAAGTTCCTGTACGCTTGCGAAAAGGGGTTCAACGCCTCCGTGATCAAGGGCCCGCTACTCGGCCACCGCGTCTTGGGCACCACCATGGTCATCAACGACGGAGCGACGCACGCTGTCGACTCCAGCGAGATGGCCTTCAAGAACGCGACAGCCCAAGCTTTCCGCAAGGCGTTCGCGCAGGGCAATCCCCAAGTCCTCGAGCCTCTGATGAAGACGACCATCACCGCGCCCAGCGAGTTCCAGGGTTCCGTCATCGGGCTGCTGAACAAGAGGAACGCCGTCATCATCGACACCGAGGTCGGACCCGAGGACTTCACCGTCTACGCCGATTGCTCCCTGAACAGCATGTTCGGCTTCTCCAGCCTGCTCCGCGCCAGCACGCAAGGAAAGGGCGAATTCAGCATGGAGTTCAGCCACTACAGTCCTGCGCCGCCGCAGATGCAGAAGGAGCTGGTGGCCAAGTACGAGAAGGAGAGGAAGGACAAGGAATAA
- a CDS encoding subunit common to RNA polymerases I, II, and III → MSDYGGDDGGFDDGGYDGGAIDFDEEAEPEVMDDMDDAEGGEDPDQLDDNIVVSGDASAAAAAKDKVKNSVDAEKEKKVPNENRTTTPYMTKYEKARVLGTRALQISGNAPVLIDVEGMTDPLQIAAKELREKKIPLVVRRYLPDGFYEDWTCEELLI, encoded by the exons ATGTCCGACTACGGCGGCGACGACGGTGGCTTTGATGACGGTGGCTACGA TGGCGGCGCTATCGACTTCGATGAGGAAGCCGAGCCCGAAGTCATGGACGACATGGACGATGCAGAGGGCGGCGAGGACCCCGACCAGCTCGACGACAACATCGTAGTCTCGGGCGATGCAAgcgctgctgccgccgcaAAAGACAAGGTCAAGAACTCGGTCGACgccgagaaggagaagaaggtcCCCAACGAGAACCGCACCACAACGCCATACATGACAAAGTACGAGAAGGCGCGTGTGCTGGGCACAAGGGCGCTGCAGATCAG TGGTAACGCTCCCGTACTGATCGACGTCGAGGGCATGACAGACCCCCTTCAGATCGCGGCCAAGGAGCTGCGCGAGAAGAAGATACCCCTTGTAGTGCGAAGGTACCTGCCCGACGGCTTCTACGAGGACTGGACATGCGAGGAGCTGCTGATCTAA
- a CDS encoding Integral membrane protein SED5, translating to MAVSIQDRTDEFRSILAQAQRRQAQSKTGAQRQSLLTAQEKAQASLSPQRQRSEFARNAADVARGVASTMQKLERLSQLARRKTLFDDRPVEFDELTFVIKQDMTALSGQVQNLQQINSKLHPKAKPGVDQEGEHNSNVVLLLKDKLQNVGTNFKDVLEVRTKNMQASRSRTEQFLSTAQSSSSLDPSRTDSPLYQTPSRGRSPGGFKNTNAAQQDLLSLEPSGSSALTRGGPQSDAQLLLMEEAQPQNAYIQERGRAIESIESTIQELGGIFSQLAQMVSEQGEQIQRIDANTEDVVDNVEGAQRELMKYWSRVQGNRWLVAKMFGVLMIFFLLWVLISG from the exons ATGGCCGTCTCGATCCAGGACCGCACCGATGAGTTCCGCTCGATTCTCGCCCAGGCCCAGCGACGCCAGGCCCAGTCCAAGACGGGAGCCCAGCGCCAGTCGCTGCTCACAGCCCAGGAGAAGGCCCAGGCAAGCCTCTCGCCGCAACGACAGCGCTCCGAGTTTGCACGCAATGCCGCCGACGTCGCACGCGGTGTCGCAAGCACAATGCAGAAGCTGGAGCGCCTGTCCCAGCTGGCCCGGCGCAAGACGCTGTTCGACGACCGGCCCGTCGAGTTCGACGAGCTCACCTTCGTCATCAAGCAAGACATGACGGCGCTCTCTGGGCAGGTGCAGAACCTGCAGCAGATCAACTCGAAGCTGCACCCCAAGGCGAAGCCAGGCGTCGACCAGGAGGGAGAGCACAACAGCAACGTGGTCCTGCTGCTGAAAGACAAGCTGCAGAACGTGGGCACCAACTTCAAGGACGTCCTCGAGGTGCGAACCAAGAACATGCAGGCATCGCGCTCGCGCACAGAACAATTCCTCTCGACCGCGCAGTCCTCGTCTTCCCTTGACCCTAGCCGGACAGACTCCCCACTCTACCAGACACCGTCGCGAGGACGCTCTCCAGGTGGCTTCAAGAACACAAACGCCGCACAGCAAGACCTGCTCTCCCTCGAGCCCTCAGGCTCATCCGCTCTCACACGTGGCGGGCCACAGTCAGACGCGCAACTGCTGCTTATGGAAGAGGCGCAGCCGCAGAACGCGTACATCCAGGAGCGAGGCCGAGCAATAGAATCAATCGAGTCTACGATCCAAGAGCTTGGCGGCATCTTCAGTCAGCTGGCGCAGATGGTGTCCGAGCAGGGTGAGCAAATTCAGCGCATCGACGCCAACACCGAGGACGTGGTTGATAACGTCGAGGGTGCGCAGCGCGAGCTGATGAAGTACTGGAGCCGGGTGCAGGGCAACAGATGGCTTGTCGCGAAGATGTTCGGTGTTCTTATGATAT TTTTCCTCTTGTGGGTGCTCATCTCTGGGTAG